From Humisphaera borealis, the proteins below share one genomic window:
- a CDS encoding phosphatidate cytidylyltransferase translates to MEASLRNRLTFGPIMLLGLVGLLWLDANFQGMTRQWTQDYFGYRQFEPNKFEMPSGVGGLGLLIILAIVLPIATKEIGTLFAAERVKPYPLIAALGSGAIVLHAFLTQFPPFKVVAASALAFIVAFIPLLAALRRAWDKQTQEAIVRMAGTVLASLYLGGLGWFLMAIRVKQGQGESGFKGTTAIILMILLMVKFTDIGAYFGGRALGRHKLIPWLSPGKTWEGLFCGLATAAGVGALFALGAGTNGIPANWVWWRGVVFGVVIGGIGQAGDLLESMMKRDAEVKDSGKLVPGFGGVLDIIDSPLLAAPFAYLMFSLV, encoded by the coding sequence ATGGAAGCCTCCCTTCGCAACCGCCTGACCTTCGGCCCGATCATGCTCCTGGGCCTCGTCGGTCTTTTGTGGCTCGATGCCAATTTCCAGGGCATGACGCGTCAGTGGACACAGGACTATTTCGGCTACAGGCAGTTTGAGCCGAACAAGTTTGAGATGCCTTCAGGCGTCGGCGGGTTGGGGCTGCTCATCATCCTCGCGATCGTGCTGCCGATCGCGACGAAAGAGATCGGCACACTTTTCGCCGCCGAGCGAGTGAAGCCGTACCCGCTGATCGCCGCGCTGGGTTCCGGTGCGATCGTGCTTCACGCGTTTCTCACGCAGTTCCCGCCCTTCAAAGTCGTCGCCGCTTCGGCACTGGCTTTTATCGTTGCGTTCATTCCCCTGCTGGCGGCGCTGCGGCGGGCCTGGGACAAGCAGACCCAGGAAGCGATTGTCCGCATGGCAGGCACCGTGCTCGCCTCTCTCTACCTCGGCGGACTCGGGTGGTTCCTGATGGCGATCCGGGTCAAGCAGGGACAGGGGGAGAGCGGTTTCAAGGGGACCACCGCGATCATCCTTATGATCCTGCTGATGGTGAAGTTCACCGACATTGGCGCCTACTTCGGCGGTCGTGCACTCGGCCGCCACAAGCTCATCCCCTGGCTCAGCCCGGGTAAGACATGGGAGGGCCTGTTCTGCGGCCTGGCGACTGCCGCGGGCGTGGGCGCTCTTTTTGCACTGGGTGCCGGCACGAACGGCATACCGGCCAACTGGGTCTGGTGGCGCGGCGTCGTCTTCGGTGTCGTGATCGGTGGGATCGGTCAGGCCGGCGACCTGCTGGAGTCGATGATGAAACGCGACGCCGAAGTCAAAGACAGCGGCAAACTCGTTCCCGGCTTCGGCGGTGTGCTCGACATCATCGACAGCCCGCTCCTTGCTGCGCCGTTCGCCTACCTGATGTTCAGTCTGGTATGA
- a CDS encoding hybrid sensor histidine kinase/response regulator: MDRDDVKLQRDGRILILHLEDSPLDADLTVARLRREGLEAEVRRVDTRAAFESAIESGAPWDAILSDYKLPAFDGMSALSIARQNRPDVPFIFVSGVLGEENAIDSLKLGATDYVLKQRMDRLVPSLRRALAEAAERRRRRDVEQELSRSQAQLRFTLEAVRIGHWDVDAASGRFRARSPFFDHIFGCDRPDLPWDIDRLLSHVHADDAPNAGSSLNSVLRPGGHCEFECRILWEDGTERWVWIKGAHHPSTGSLESGSASGLVMDITARKLAEQERERLLRSEREARSEAERASRLKDDFLATLSHELRTPLNAVLGWAQLLRRGAVPAHEQPATMEIIERNARLQAQLVEDLLDMSRITSGKLRLESEPTELTPVIRAALSAIQPAAESRSVKLVDHVPRPSLVVRGDASRLQQVFWNLLSNAVKFTPPGGEVEVSATATRDWVEVKVKDTGQGIDLDFLPNVFDRFRQQDSSIVRRHGGLGVGLSIVRHLVELHGGEVYAESDGPGTGATFIVRLPRSRINPNGSITFAGRMKPPSLTGLKVLVVDDEPDARDYFRRILVDCGAQVLVADRAETGMKILESERPDLLLSDIGMPEQDGYTFIRRVRASGDGMADIPAIALTAYARPEDRQRSLSAGFNDHLSKPVDVARLLERVSELMSA; the protein is encoded by the coding sequence CTTCAACGAGACGGACGCATCCTGATCCTCCACCTGGAGGACAGTCCGCTCGACGCCGACCTGACGGTCGCCCGTCTGCGCCGCGAAGGCTTGGAAGCCGAGGTGCGGCGGGTGGATACGCGCGCCGCATTTGAGTCGGCGATCGAAAGTGGCGCCCCGTGGGACGCGATCCTTTCGGATTACAAGCTCCCGGCCTTTGATGGCATGTCGGCGTTGTCGATCGCCCGCCAGAACCGGCCGGATGTACCGTTCATCTTCGTTTCCGGCGTGCTCGGCGAGGAAAATGCGATCGATTCGCTGAAGCTCGGCGCGACGGATTACGTGCTCAAGCAGCGCATGGACCGGCTGGTTCCGTCCCTGCGACGCGCCCTGGCGGAGGCGGCGGAGCGAAGACGCCGCCGGGACGTCGAACAGGAACTCTCGCGCAGCCAGGCGCAACTCCGCTTCACGCTCGAAGCGGTCCGCATAGGCCACTGGGATGTCGACGCCGCCTCGGGCAGGTTCCGAGCACGGTCACCGTTTTTTGACCACATCTTCGGATGCGACAGGCCGGACCTTCCGTGGGACATCGATCGCCTGCTCTCGCACGTTCATGCTGACGACGCGCCGAACGCCGGCTCGTCGTTGAATAGCGTGCTGCGGCCCGGCGGCCACTGCGAGTTCGAGTGTCGGATTCTTTGGGAGGATGGAACCGAGCGGTGGGTTTGGATCAAGGGGGCGCACCACCCGTCCACGGGGTCCTTGGAATCCGGATCGGCGTCGGGACTGGTGATGGACATCACCGCAAGAAAGCTTGCCGAGCAGGAACGCGAGCGCCTTCTGCGCAGTGAACGTGAGGCGCGGTCGGAGGCCGAGCGCGCCAGTCGGCTGAAGGATGACTTCCTGGCTACGCTGTCTCACGAACTTCGTACACCGCTGAACGCCGTGCTCGGCTGGGCACAACTGCTGCGCCGGGGTGCTGTTCCCGCGCACGAGCAGCCCGCGACCATGGAGATCATTGAGCGGAACGCCCGCTTGCAGGCCCAGTTGGTCGAAGACTTGCTGGACATGAGTCGCATCACCTCCGGCAAACTGCGACTGGAATCGGAACCCACCGAGCTGACACCGGTCATTCGCGCGGCGTTGTCGGCGATTCAGCCTGCGGCCGAGAGTCGAAGCGTAAAGCTTGTTGACCACGTCCCCCGGCCGTCGCTGGTGGTCCGAGGCGACGCGTCGCGATTGCAGCAGGTGTTCTGGAATCTGTTGTCCAACGCCGTCAAGTTCACTCCGCCCGGCGGAGAGGTGGAGGTATCGGCGACCGCGACCAGGGACTGGGTTGAGGTCAAGGTGAAGGACACCGGCCAGGGCATAGACCTCGACTTCCTGCCCAACGTTTTCGACCGATTCCGGCAGCAGGACTCATCGATCGTTCGTCGCCATGGCGGATTGGGTGTCGGCCTGTCCATCGTAAGGCATCTTGTCGAACTGCACGGCGGCGAGGTGTATGCCGAGAGTGACGGTCCCGGGACTGGCGCAACATTCATCGTCCGACTGCCGCGTTCGCGAATCAATCCCAACGGCAGCATCACATTCGCCGGTCGAATGAAGCCACCAAGCCTGACCGGCTTAAAAGTGCTCGTCGTGGACGACGAACCTGACGCCCGCGACTACTTCCGGCGGATTCTCGTGGACTGCGGCGCCCAAGTGCTTGTCGCCGACCGCGCTGAAACGGGAATGAAGATTCTCGAGTCGGAACGCCCCGATTTGCTCCTCAGCGATATCGGCATGCCGGAGCAGGACGGGTACACGTTTATTCGCCGCGTCAGGGCGAGCGGGGACGGCATGGCCGACATCCCGGCGATCGCACTGACCGCCTATGCACGCCCCGAGGACCGCCAACGGTCGCTTTCGGCGGGTTTCAATGACCATCTTTCGAAACCCGTCGATGTGGCCAGACTGCTGGAACGCGTAAGCGAGCTGATGTCGGCGTAA
- a CDS encoding isoprenyl transferase, with amino-acid sequence MSVAPDLSDLPRNKIPRHIAVIMDGNGRWAVKRGLERVRGHQQGARTVRDIVTECARLRKEFGGPDYLTLYSFSLENWKRPVDEVTFLMQMYIDYLRSERATMMENNIRFQQIGRLENLPLPVLNEMERTLEETKHNTGLTLVLALNYGSRAEIVDAVQAIAREVKEGRLKPEQINEEVISGHLYTAGMPDPDLLIRTAGEMRVSNYLLWQISYAELFVSPTLWPDFGVADLHEGIRAFASRNRRFGALDHTNTLKAVGSRQ; translated from the coding sequence ATGTCCGTCGCCCCCGATCTCTCAGACCTCCCGCGCAACAAGATCCCCCGGCACATCGCCGTCATCATGGACGGCAATGGACGCTGGGCAGTCAAACGCGGTCTGGAGCGGGTGCGGGGGCACCAGCAGGGCGCTCGCACCGTGCGCGACATCGTCACCGAGTGCGCCCGGCTGAGGAAAGAGTTCGGTGGGCCGGACTACCTCACCCTTTACTCCTTCAGCCTCGAAAACTGGAAGCGCCCGGTCGATGAAGTCACGTTCCTGATGCAGATGTACATCGACTACCTGCGCAGCGAACGGGCGACCATGATGGAGAACAACATCCGCTTCCAGCAGATCGGCCGGCTGGAGAATCTGCCGCTGCCGGTGCTCAATGAGATGGAACGGACGCTGGAAGAGACGAAGCACAACACCGGCCTGACGCTGGTGTTGGCACTGAACTACGGCAGCCGGGCCGAGATCGTTGACGCCGTGCAGGCCATCGCACGGGAAGTGAAGGAAGGCCGGCTCAAACCGGAACAGATCAACGAAGAGGTCATCAGCGGCCACCTCTACACCGCCGGCATGCCCGACCCGGATTTGCTGATTCGCACCGCCGGCGAAATGCGGGTGAGCAACTACCTGCTGTGGCAGATCAGCTACGCGGAACTGTTCGTGAGTCCGACGCTCTGGCCCGATTTCGGCGTCGCCGACCTACACGAGGGAATCCGCGCGTTTGCCAGCCGCAACCGGCGATTTGGAGCGCTGGATCACACCAACACGTTGAAGGCAGTAGGCAGTAGGCAGTAG
- the cimA gene encoding citramalate synthase, with protein sequence MSRIEIYDTTLRDGTQGEGFNLSLQDKLAIAQKLDELGVDYIEGGFPLSNPKDAAFFRDVRELKLKHAKVAAFGMTRRRGIKAEDDPGMKALLEAETPVVTIVGKSSEFQVTKVLGVSLEENLKMIGDTVALMRSAGRQVVYDAEHFFDAYKANAEYAIRTLLAAQEAGASVLALCDTNGGSMPEHVARAVADVLKQTSARVGVHTHNDCGMAMANGLAGIAAGATHGQGTINGVGERCGNMDLLPFIANLRLKYGHDCLRADSLKHLTETSRYVYEIANMSPINGQPYVGASAFAHKGGMHVHAVQKDASTYEHVSPETVGNSRKVLVSEMSGQSNIAAKAGKKFDIESDKEVLRKVLGRVQDLENEGYQFEAAEASFELLLRKEIGRYRKYFELDHYRCVILRQNGSDPLSEATVKLHVGGDSQHQVAEGDGPVAALDGALRKALRAHYPQIDQVHLTDYKVRVINSKDETSAKVRVVIECKRNRSPGDGSTEGKKELFGTIGVSTNVIDASWQALVDAYEYHLVHVEEGAGQP encoded by the coding sequence ATGTCCCGCATCGAAATCTACGACACCACCCTCCGTGACGGCACGCAGGGCGAAGGCTTCAATCTCTCGCTGCAGGACAAGCTCGCGATTGCTCAGAAGCTCGACGAACTGGGCGTGGATTACATCGAAGGTGGCTTTCCTCTTTCCAACCCGAAGGATGCCGCGTTTTTTCGCGATGTGCGTGAGCTGAAGCTCAAACACGCCAAGGTCGCCGCATTTGGCATGACCCGGCGGCGCGGGATCAAGGCCGAGGACGACCCCGGCATGAAGGCGCTGCTTGAGGCCGAAACGCCGGTGGTGACGATCGTCGGCAAATCCAGCGAGTTCCAGGTGACCAAGGTGCTTGGGGTGTCGCTGGAGGAGAACCTGAAGATGATCGGCGATACCGTCGCGTTGATGCGGTCAGCCGGGCGGCAGGTGGTTTACGACGCCGAGCATTTCTTCGACGCCTATAAGGCCAACGCTGAGTACGCCATCCGCACGCTGCTGGCGGCGCAGGAAGCGGGCGCGTCGGTGCTGGCGCTGTGCGACACGAACGGCGGATCGATGCCCGAGCATGTGGCCCGCGCCGTGGCGGACGTATTGAAGCAGACGTCGGCCCGAGTCGGTGTTCATACCCACAACGATTGCGGCATGGCGATGGCCAACGGTCTGGCGGGTATCGCCGCGGGTGCCACGCACGGGCAGGGAACGATCAATGGCGTCGGCGAGCGGTGCGGTAACATGGACCTGCTGCCGTTCATCGCCAACCTTCGCCTGAAGTACGGCCACGACTGCCTTCGGGCCGACAGCCTCAAACACCTGACGGAGACCAGCCGGTACGTCTATGAGATCGCGAACATGAGCCCGATCAACGGCCAGCCTTACGTCGGGGCGAGCGCCTTTGCGCACAAGGGCGGCATGCACGTTCATGCCGTGCAGAAGGACGCCAGCACGTACGAGCATGTTTCGCCGGAGACGGTGGGCAACAGCCGCAAGGTGCTGGTGAGCGAGATGTCCGGCCAGAGCAACATCGCCGCCAAGGCGGGTAAGAAGTTCGACATCGAGTCGGACAAGGAGGTGTTGCGCAAGGTCCTCGGCCGCGTGCAGGACCTTGAGAACGAGGGGTATCAGTTCGAGGCTGCCGAGGCGAGTTTCGAACTGCTGCTTCGGAAAGAGATCGGGCGGTACCGCAAGTATTTCGAACTTGACCATTACCGCTGCGTCATCCTCCGGCAGAACGGCAGCGATCCGCTTAGCGAGGCGACGGTCAAGCTGCACGTCGGCGGCGACAGTCAGCATCAGGTCGCCGAAGGCGACGGCCCGGTGGCCGCGCTGGACGGCGCGCTGCGCAAGGCGCTGCGGGCACATTACCCCCAGATCGATCAGGTCCACCTGACCGACTACAAGGTTCGCGTCATCAACAGCAAGGACGAGACGTCGGCGAAGGTGCGGGTGGTGATCGAATGCAAGCGGAACCGCTCACCCGGCGACGGCAGCACGGAAGGAAAAAAGGAGCTGTTCGGCACCATCGGCGTCAGCACGAACGTGATCGACGCCAGCTGGCAGGCGCTCGTGGACGCGTATGAGTATCATCTGGTGCATGTGGAGGAGGGGGCTGGGCAGCCTTGA